One segment of Candidatus Paceibacterota bacterium DNA contains the following:
- a CDS encoding pilin translates to MLGFFAIPLVGLAQGYVPLAPIDGYTDTNSAAGGLSGYLNTMFKFGVALASGLAVIMIVIGGIQYMSSDAVSNKSEGINRMTSAIWGLILALGAYVILNTINPALLKTNLQITPVSVGGAAQTGGGTLVPAGQYGPGGTVGTTGGGNGIADEYDSNGIHYIDYNDGSTAVINPDGSNYLLDSNDNYIEGYTINSDNVAIDTDGRTDPGLDPTTHKSCTSYVPNNSCLDATTDNYVAVPTGSGIPMGTPVLITDSKTGKTAWAVVGDAGATGYGEISLHAAQTLGLAVPGKNAVYDGSNLSFTFYNSKH, encoded by the coding sequence ATGTTGGGGTTTTTTGCGATCCCGCTTGTCGGGTTAGCCCAAGGATATGTGCCCTTGGCCCCAATCGATGGTTACACTGACACAAACAGTGCAGCCGGAGGTTTGAGCGGATATCTAAATACTATGTTTAAGTTCGGGGTAGCTCTAGCCAGCGGCTTAGCTGTAATCATGATAGTCATTGGAGGAATCCAATATATGTCAAGTGATGCTGTTTCTAATAAATCCGAAGGAATCAACCGAATGACTTCGGCGATTTGGGGATTGATTCTGGCTTTGGGAGCCTACGTTATTCTTAACACTATTAATCCGGCCCTTCTTAAAACCAATCTTCAAATTACTCCTGTTTCTGTTGGCGGGGCCGCTCAGACTGGAGGAGGAACTCTGGTGCCGGCTGGTCAATATGGTCCGGGCGGGACCGTTGGTACAACTGGTGGAGGCAATGGTATCGCTGATGAATATGATAGTAACGGAATCCATTACATTGATTACAATGACGGCTCTACTGCGGTGATTAACCCCGATGGCTCCAATTATTTACTGGATTCAAACGACAACTACATAGAAGGGTACACTATTAACTCTGATAATGTGGCTATTGATACCGACGGACGAACTGATCCGGGTTTGGATCCGACCACACATAAAAGTTGTACTAGTTATGTCCCGAATAATTCTTGCCTGGATGCCACAACTGACAACTATGTAGCAGTGCCCACTGGTTCAGGTATTCCCATGGGAACTCCTGTTTTAATAACTGATAGCAAGACTGGTAAAACCGCCTGGGCCGTTGTAGGAGACGCTGGCGCGACTGGATACGGCGAGATCTCACTTCACGCCGCTCAAACACTGGGATTGGCGGTGCCGGGAAAGAATGCTGTTTATGACGGAAGTAATCTCAGCTTTACTTTCTATAATTCTAAACATTAA
- a CDS encoding DUF87 domain-containing protein: protein MALLDFLKPEQKETPKITSILPQEIYQSGVLELKDIIAPSALKITPREMNLGDKMVRTFFVISYPRFLGESWFSPIINLDKVFDISIFVHPIDTATILRQFQKKVAEVESQISIREEKGLVRDPVLDTAYQDLEQLRDNLQQAQERIFDVGLYISIYGANEGELDKLESEVKSILEASLVYVKPALFQQEQGYKSILPIATDLLEVRSKLNSSPLSSLFPFISFDLTSDKGILYGINRHNSGLILFDRFSLENYNSVTFAKAGSGKSYFTKLEILRSLMFDTDVIVIDPEREYEFLAEATGGRYFNISLTSDNHINPFDLPIAREDESQADILRSNIVNLVGLFRLMLGGLTPEEDSIIDRAITETYALKDITSESNFANIEPPLLSDFELVLAGMEGGESLVQRLSKYTKGTWAGFINRPTNVDINKKFVVFSLRDMEDELKPVAMYIVTHFIWNSIRKELKKRLLVIDEAWWMMKSEDTASFLLGLAKRGRKYFLGLATITQDVEDFMKSQYGMPIITNSSIQMLMKQSASSIDVVQKTFNLTEEEKYLLLESDVGEGIFFAGLKHVAIKVIASYTEDQIITSDPHQLLAIKQAKAQVAEESTQT from the coding sequence ATGGCTTTATTGGACTTTTTAAAACCCGAACAGAAGGAGACACCTAAGATTACTTCCATCCTGCCGCAGGAGATTTATCAATCAGGGGTTTTGGAGCTGAAAGATATTATCGCTCCGTCTGCCCTAAAAATTACGCCGCGGGAAATGAATCTGGGTGATAAAATGGTGCGCACTTTCTTTGTCATTTCCTACCCTAGATTTCTTGGCGAATCATGGTTTTCTCCCATCATCAACTTGGACAAGGTCTTCGATATTTCCATTTTTGTTCATCCGATTGATACTGCCACTATTCTCCGCCAGTTTCAGAAAAAGGTGGCCGAAGTAGAAAGTCAGATTTCCATTCGGGAAGAAAAAGGACTGGTACGCGATCCAGTTCTTGACACTGCTTATCAGGATTTGGAACAACTTCGCGACAATCTTCAACAAGCCCAAGAAAGAATCTTTGATGTCGGTCTTTACATTTCCATTTACGGAGCCAATGAAGGTGAGTTGGATAAATTGGAATCCGAAGTGAAATCGATTCTGGAAGCCAGTCTAGTTTACGTCAAACCGGCTCTTTTCCAGCAGGAGCAGGGATATAAAAGCATTCTGCCAATTGCTACCGACCTTCTGGAAGTTCGATCAAAATTAAATTCCTCGCCGCTCTCCAGCCTATTTCCTTTTATTTCTTTTGATTTAACTTCCGATAAAGGAATTCTTTACGGAATTAACCGTCATAATTCTGGCTTGATTCTCTTTGATCGCTTTTCTTTGGAAAATTACAACTCCGTTACTTTTGCCAAGGCCGGTTCCGGAAAATCTTATTTCACTAAACTGGAAATTCTGCGTTCGTTGATGTTCGATACCGATGTCATTGTCATTGACCCGGAAAGAGAATATGAATTCCTAGCCGAAGCGACTGGTGGCCGATACTTCAATATTTCTTTGACTTCCGACAACCACATCAATCCATTTGATTTGCCAATCGCTCGCGAAGACGAATCACAAGCAGATATTTTGCGCTCCAACATTGTGAATTTAGTCGGTCTATTCCGGTTAATGCTTGGAGGATTAACTCCGGAAGAAGATTCCATTATTGATCGGGCCATCACTGAAACTTACGCTCTTAAAGATATCACTTCCGAGAGCAATTTCGCCAATATTGAGCCACCCCTTCTTTCAGACTTCGAACTGGTGCTGGCGGGCATGGAGGGGGGAGAATCGCTGGTTCAAAGACTTTCAAAATACACTAAAGGAACTTGGGCCGGATTTATTAACCGCCCGACAAACGTGGATATTAATAAGAAGTTCGTGGTCTTTTCACTTCGCGACATGGAAGATGAATTAAAACCGGTTGCAATGTATATCGTCACTCACTTCATTTGGAATTCTATTCGCAAGGAACTGAAAAAGCGTTTGTTGGTAATTGACGAGGCTTGGTGGATGATGAAATCGGAAGACACCGCTTCGTTCTTACTCGGTCTGGCTAAACGAGGCCGAAAATATTTCTTGGGGCTCGCCACCATTACTCAAGACGTGGAAGATTTCATGAAGTCGCAATACGGCATGCCAATTATCACGAACTCGTCAATTCAAATGTTAATGAAACAATCGGCTTCTTCCATTGATGTGGTGCAGAAAACTTTCAACTTAACCGAGGAAGAAAAATACCTGCTTTTGGAATCAGATGTTGGGGAAGGAATTTTCTTCGCCGGCCTCAAACACGTCGCCATTAAAGTCATCGCTTCTTACACCGAAGATCAGATCATCACTTCCGATCCGCACCAGCTTCTGGCCATCAAACAGGCCAAGGCTCAAGTTGCTGAAGAATCTACGCAGACCTAA
- a CDS encoding PrgI family protein, whose protein sequence is MRYQVPQFIEVEDKIFGPLTFKQFLYLAGGAGLSYIFFRYLPLYVAVLPILGSLGLGIALAFYKVNNRPFILLMESAFNYAISHKLYIWKKEERKPEEKKEESAAVSSIYVPKLSESKLKDLTWSLDINDTLYSQETRKKRDEDLGLRI, encoded by the coding sequence ATGCGCTATCAAGTTCCACAATTCATTGAAGTAGAGGATAAGATCTTTGGACCGCTAACTTTCAAACAGTTCCTTTATTTGGCCGGTGGAGCGGGACTTTCTTACATTTTTTTCCGTTACCTTCCTCTTTACGTAGCCGTCCTACCCATTTTAGGATCGCTCGGCCTGGGAATCGCTTTGGCTTTTTACAAGGTCAATAATCGTCCGTTTATTCTCCTTATGGAATCGGCTTTTAATTACGCCATCAGTCACAAGCTCTACATCTGGAAAAAGGAAGAGAGAAAACCGGAAGAGAAAAAAGAAGAAAGTGCCGCTGTTTCCTCCATTTATGTGCCAAAGCTTTCCGAAAGCAAATTGAAAGATTTAACTTGGAGTCTGGACATCAATGACACTCTTTATTCACAGGAAACTCGCAAGAAGCGCGATGAAGATTTAGGCTTAAGAATTTAA
- a CDS encoding four helix bundle protein — translation MEIRIEKIKSFTDLSAWQEGHQLILLIFKVVRNFPQEDQSGLSSQLKRSALAITTNIAEGFGRTAFREKVQFYTFSLKAVREIQNYLLVARDLGYLKPDSFDKIASQTALVSKEIGKLVKGGKR, via the coding sequence ATGGAAATAAGGATTGAAAAAATAAAATCCTTCACCGATCTTAGCGCCTGGCAGGAAGGTCATCAATTAATCCTCCTTATTTTCAAAGTGGTCCGAAACTTTCCTCAAGAGGATCAGAGTGGTTTAAGTAGCCAGTTAAAACGTTCGGCTCTGGCCATTACTACCAATATTGCGGAGGGTTTTGGACGCACCGCCTTTAGGGAAAAGGTGCAGTTTTACACCTTTTCCCTAAAGGCGGTGCGGGAAATTCAAAATTATCTTCTTGTAGCGCGCGATCTCGGCTATCTAAAGCCCGATTCATTTGATAAAATAGCATCACAAACCGCCCTTGTGAGTAAGGAAATCGGCAAGCTGGTCAAGGGAGGTAAGCGATAA
- a CDS encoding thrombospondin type 3 repeat-containing protein, producing MAHNDWGSKRPAEDTAGRLLPHAIIAKRLTFLTPNSKKPSKKILYLGILALVVILVVFISKNHIASSVLGEKNLSYSAANNLQNQKDSDSDSLSDYAEINIWHTNPKNPDTDGDGTLDGVEVNEGRDPSKLSSNGASPPYTDYLSAGDSRITTAVQIAVSTDNSASNNLTQSLSKNFFTSYLTAQDQNGKVSEPDKSTLIQNILSGVPSSTPAAQKYTLDSLNIINSPSKDQIKTYANALASVYQKDSDDYLLISNPTYDQSASYYKKLANDLSKIAVPNEIGEIHLSIVNGYNQMYVALSDLNNYQTDPVKGVLDAKLYQNNRNILPTFYLKIAQYLRENAIIFNKDEPGLMWNNI from the coding sequence ATGGCGCACAATGATTGGGGAAGCAAGCGGCCGGCCGAAGATACGGCCGGCCGCTTGCTTCCCCATGCTATAATAGCTAAAAGGCTTACTTTCTTGACTCCAAACAGTAAAAAACCAAGTAAAAAAATCCTTTATCTCGGCATTCTTGCTCTAGTGGTAATTTTAGTTGTCTTTATTTCTAAAAATCATATCGCCAGTTCGGTTTTGGGCGAGAAAAATCTCTCATATTCAGCCGCAAACAATCTTCAAAACCAGAAAGATTCCGACAGCGACAGCTTGAGTGATTACGCGGAAATAAATATCTGGCACACCAATCCAAAAAATCCAGACACGGACGGTGACGGCACATTGGACGGGGTAGAAGTAAATGAAGGAAGAGACCCAAGCAAACTAAGTTCGAACGGAGCCTCGCCGCCTTACACTGATTACCTTTCAGCGGGAGATTCGCGTATCACCACTGCCGTACAGATCGCCGTTTCTACCGACAATTCTGCCAGTAACAATCTCACTCAAAGTCTCTCCAAAAATTTCTTTACTTCTTATCTAACAGCTCAAGATCAAAACGGTAAAGTTTCAGAACCGGACAAAAGCACTTTAATTCAAAATATTCTCTCCGGCGTTCCCTCTTCTACGCCAGCCGCTCAAAAATATACTTTGGATAGTTTGAATATCATAAACTCTCCATCTAAAGATCAAATTAAAACTTACGCTAACGCCCTTGCTTCAGTTTACCAGAAAGATTCGGACGATTATTTACTCATTTCCAATCCAACCTACGATCAATCCGCCAGTTATTATAAAAAGTTGGCAAATGATCTTTCTAAAATTGCCGTACCGAATGAAATAGGAGAAATCCATCTTTCGATCGTCAACGGTTACAATCAAATGTATGTAGCTCTTTCAGATTTGAATAATTATCAGACCGACCCCGTAAAAGGAGTGCTGGACGCTAAACTTTATCAGAACAACCGCAATATTTTACCCACTTTCTACCTTAAAATTGCCCAATATCTGCGGGAAAATGCTATAATCTTCAATAAAGATGAGCCTGGATTGATGTGGAATAACATCTAA
- a CDS encoding peptidoglycan-binding protein, producing the protein MKKFFIPLSFTLLFLLLSLFFISETKAQNTTYIPQGSFHYGATGSEVERLQDALVVLGYLQLSSSDYDNGGYGSFGPKTRAALAQYQADNGIFGGNNGYYYGPQTRQNLQDDLSVSASSNPNSGLAVQPTVPGANGGISSNGSTQTSPPPVVNGNPTQSNNSTANPPASQTTTSCFKPTTSVPSYTLQARVTYFYPGDGSFGGWGTATNLDLHNFVLSQNSPYFPYPCRIFGAAAVDPHLIPYGSLIKVSTPSVGDFYYIAADTGPDVVSRKASIKSRSYGADGKPLPIVDLFSQTPNYNAFNSVVTITPKFFTISGGSYNVSGGSI; encoded by the coding sequence ATGAAAAAATTTTTCATACCCCTTTCTTTTACTCTGTTATTTCTCCTCTTATCATTATTCTTTATCTCGGAAACAAAAGCCCAGAATACTACTTATATCCCGCAAGGTAGTTTTCACTACGGTGCCACTGGATCCGAAGTAGAACGGCTTCAAGACGCTTTAGTTGTCTTAGGCTATCTCCAACTCTCCTCCAGCGATTATGATAATGGCGGCTATGGTAGTTTTGGACCGAAAACTCGAGCAGCGCTAGCTCAATATCAAGCGGATAACGGAATTTTTGGCGGAAACAATGGATATTATTACGGCCCCCAGACACGTCAAAACCTCCAAGACGATCTAAGTGTTTCAGCAAGCTCTAATCCCAATTCAGGATTGGCCGTTCAGCCTACTGTTCCTGGAGCGAATGGTGGCATATCTTCTAACGGCTCTACTCAAACTTCGCCACCGCCAGTTGTTAACGGAAACCCTACTCAGTCGAACAATTCAACCGCCAATCCTCCCGCTTCTCAGACAACTACTTCTTGTTTTAAACCGACCACTTCTGTTCCCTCTTACACATTACAAGCTCGAGTTACTTATTTCTACCCAGGTGACGGATCTTTCGGGGGTTGGGGAACGGCTACTAATTTAGATCTTCATAATTTTGTTCTCAGTCAGAATTCACCTTACTTTCCATACCCTTGTCGTATCTTTGGAGCAGCCGCCGTGGATCCGCATCTTATTCCTTATGGAAGTTTAATTAAAGTCTCTACTCCTTCGGTTGGAGATTTCTATTACATTGCTGCCGACACCGGTCCAGATGTGGTGTCTCGCAAAGCTTCCATAAAGTCCAGATCGTACGGAGCAGATGGCAAACCGCTTCCAATTGTGGACTTATTTAGTCAAACTCCGAATTACAATGCATTCAACAGTGTTGTAACCATTACTCCGAAATTTTTCACGATCAGTGGGGGTAGCTACAATGTTTCTGGTGGTTCAATTTAA
- a CDS encoding D-Ala-D-Ala carboxypeptidase family metallohydrolase, translating into MLLKTKIFLLSLLIFSPIFFIHAENYLSISASSTFSRDLGLGNRGQDVENLQCILEVSTPTGYFGPITQGALVQFQNAHAADILTPAGLTQGTGYFGARTRAFINTQLAQKGATSTTPTCPTYVPPGSTPTPTPNPLPNPQPTPNPSPNPSPTPTSCPTGYSCTPTQPANCPIGYSCLPTQPTFNSYGLNGYGNISDPYNNPYSAYSPSINANAYTNPNISPLVGHASPNNQYAAYAEDVNPAELQAYLNHGWYYGKDNGGNDCRIDPVIEFLIEKVPKLFPWAQVNSSCRTQAYNNQVGGSPSSAHITGEAVDFGSQSGMSGLLNSTDPKCPASIKANCLGQGQQLVIWAQRNGAILGLHQIIFDGVLYNSPDGINWTNKPYTEYGGHYDHVHLGR; encoded by the coding sequence ATGTTACTCAAAACTAAAATTTTTTTACTGTCCCTCTTGATTTTCAGTCCAATTTTCTTTATTCATGCCGAAAACTATCTTTCCATTTCCGCTTCCTCCACCTTCTCCCGCGATCTGGGCCTAGGCAATCGTGGCCAGGATGTTGAAAATCTACAATGCATTTTAGAAGTCAGTACACCCACAGGCTATTTCGGTCCGATTACCCAAGGAGCTCTGGTGCAGTTTCAAAATGCTCACGCCGCTGACATCCTAACTCCGGCGGGGTTAACTCAAGGTACCGGTTATTTTGGGGCCAGGACTCGAGCCTTCATTAACACACAATTAGCTCAAAAAGGAGCAACCTCAACTACTCCAACTTGTCCGACGTATGTACCGCCTGGTTCCACCCCAACTCCTACTCCAAATCCTTTACCAAACCCACAACCAACACCGAATCCAAGTCCTAATCCCAGCCCAACCCCGACCTCATGTCCAACTGGCTACAGTTGCACCCCAACTCAGCCCGCTAATTGTCCTATCGGTTATAGTTGCTTACCTACACAACCAACCTTCAATTCTTATGGACTAAACGGTTACGGGAATATCAGTGATCCTTACAACAATCCTTACTCCGCTTACAGTCCTTCTATAAACGCGAATGCTTACACAAACCCGAATATTAGTCCGTTAGTTGGTCATGCTTCTCCCAATAATCAATATGCTGCATATGCCGAGGACGTTAATCCAGCCGAGCTTCAGGCTTATCTGAATCACGGTTGGTATTACGGTAAAGACAATGGCGGAAATGATTGCCGAATTGATCCCGTAATCGAATTCTTGATTGAAAAAGTGCCGAAGCTTTTCCCATGGGCACAGGTCAATAGCAGTTGTAGAACGCAAGCATATAACAACCAGGTCGGAGGCTCTCCATCCTCTGCGCACATTACCGGTGAGGCAGTAGATTTTGGCAGTCAAAGTGGTATGAGCGGCCTCCTAAACAGTACCGATCCAAAATGTCCGGCCAGCATCAAAGCCAATTGTTTGGGTCAGGGGCAGCAACTAGTTATCTGGGCTCAGCGAAACGGCGCTATCTTAGGATTACATCAAATCATTTTCGACGGAGTCTTATACAATTCTCCCGACGGAATAAACTGGACAAATAAACCATATACTGAATACGGGGGTCACTATGACCATGTTCACCTTGGCCGCTAA
- a CDS encoding peptidoglycan-binding domain-containing protein, which produces MKNKSIFFSLLIAALLILFAKNFSSHILAQSYSSLFNNPQTTTTTTTTTQTTGTSFTPVYANSRWSEDTMRSYFGQYNISVGNGATVYGLGNFAVTGIISLKKTTDYYNAVVRGSNTPANIVVVRATETYGIDKPVLDVQTDAVLDNFITTLATNRGNTSSGNLYQLGDDYFFQQSGYWHIIFGPSNGAFVKNTIAFFGIVRDNFNVQHPTLTNTNVPSSVNFYRTLSLGSSGSDVRDLQKLLNTDPYTQVAPSGAGSPGNESTYFGARTQAAVKAYQYKNNEILDAAGITTPSGIVASFSRAHLTAYWNYLNTNLRGTGHSPVLQYPTPTKPLQDIPLNGTYPATTVSATSTITITPTTTPIAVITTPNAPTYSGSYGDLPVQGNPNDSLNNLPVFQQPPVVNGSNVTDPNNSANQSSAQQPSLLQSLLPTILQTATRFLTGSTGGLGGPSALPEFGGHTLYNSVYDNSPYKPCGVSAAVSIVVNDNSAKPTGIKPIVLAQSPSTLLINGSPPIGACVLGSYTPSGAAAIAGCQTKVKINNQDVVVPGTGQALNIDPQFQPYKVLPVTGAIGMMNQNSGACH; this is translated from the coding sequence ATGAAAAACAAATCTATTTTTTTCAGTCTTTTAATAGCCGCTCTCTTAATCCTGTTCGCTAAAAATTTTTCCTCCCATATTTTGGCCCAAAGTTACTCAAGTCTATTTAATAATCCTCAGACCACTACAACCACCACTACCACTACTCAAACCACCGGCACCTCCTTTACACCGGTCTATGCTAATAGCCGCTGGTCCGAAGATACAATGCGAAGCTATTTCGGCCAGTACAACATTAGCGTAGGGAACGGTGCCACGGTATATGGTTTGGGAAACTTTGCTGTTACCGGCATCATTTCTTTGAAAAAAACCACTGACTATTACAATGCTGTAGTTCGCGGATCGAATACGCCAGCCAATATTGTAGTTGTACGAGCTACCGAAACTTACGGAATAGACAAACCTGTTCTTGATGTTCAAACCGACGCCGTCTTGGATAATTTCATTACTACTTTGGCCACCAATCGCGGCAATACTTCAAGTGGCAATCTCTATCAGCTCGGGGACGATTACTTCTTTCAGCAAAGCGGCTACTGGCACATCATCTTCGGCCCCTCAAATGGCGCATTTGTTAAAAACACCATTGCCTTCTTTGGTATCGTCCGCGACAATTTCAATGTTCAGCATCCGACTTTGACTAACACCAATGTCCCCTCTTCCGTTAATTTTTATCGAACCCTTTCACTTGGATCGAGCGGATCGGACGTCCGAGATCTTCAAAAACTTCTTAATACTGATCCTTATACTCAAGTCGCCCCAAGTGGTGCCGGCTCTCCCGGAAACGAATCAACTTACTTCGGTGCTCGCACTCAAGCGGCGGTCAAAGCTTATCAATACAAAAACAATGAAATCCTGGATGCGGCCGGCATCACTACTCCTTCCGGCATCGTTGCTTCGTTCAGCCGCGCTCATCTCACTGCATATTGGAATTATCTAAATACAAATTTGCGCGGCACCGGTCATTCTCCGGTTTTGCAATACCCAACTCCAACTAAACCACTTCAGGATATTCCGTTAAACGGCACTTATCCGGCCACGACTGTTTCTGCTACTTCCACCATAACTATTACTCCGACAACCACCCCAATTGCTGTTATTACTACTCCTAATGCGCCAACTTATAGCGGCTCATACGGAGACCTGCCAGTGCAAGGCAACCCTAACGACTCACTGAATAACTTGCCGGTCTTTCAACAGCCACCAGTGGTTAATGGTAGCAATGTTACAGATCCAAATAACTCCGCCAATCAATCGAGCGCCCAACAGCCGTCATTACTTCAAAGCTTACTACCAACCATTCTGCAGACAGCTACTAGATTTTTGACGGGTAGTACGGGAGGATTAGGGGGACCTTCTGCTCTACCTGAATTTGGAGGCCATACTCTCTATAATTCAGTTTATGACAATAGTCCTTATAAACCGTGTGGAGTTAGCGCAGCAGTTTCTATTGTAGTAAACGATAATTCGGCCAAACCCACCGGAATTAAACCCATTGTCTTGGCACAGTCTCCCTCAACACTATTAATTAATGGATCTCCTCCTATAGGAGCTTGTGTTTTGGGTAGTTATACTCCAAGTGGCGCTGCAGCTATTGCTGGCTGTCAAACCAAAGTCAAAATAAATAACCAGGATGTTGTGGTTCCCGGAACAGGGCAGGCCCTCAATATTGACCCACAATTCCAGCCTTATAAAGTACTTCCGGTTACGGGTGCTATCGGTATGATGAATCAAAATTCAGGAGCTTGTCACTAA